A region of Lycium barbarum isolate Lr01 chromosome 3, ASM1917538v2, whole genome shotgun sequence DNA encodes the following proteins:
- the LOC132632241 gene encoding pentatricopeptide repeat-containing protein At5g27270 isoform X2: MLLSFVKSCGTCVKYFVNLRAMLRTYICDSLNTRLLWIENDPAGQNFYFKKIVWTNSIGLLKVNDLCLEQLSYRPSVIVYTLVLRAYGQVGKIKLAEQTFLEMLETGCEPDEVACGTMLCAYARWGRHKAMISFFFALEERGITPSTAVFNFMLSSLQKKSLHENVISIWKQMTEKGVEPNHFTFTVVICSLVKEGHAEVAFKTFNQMKSSKFVPEEATYSLLISLISKSGNYDDAFRLYEDMRSQGIIPSNFTCASLLTMYYRKEDYPKALALFEEMERYGIKTDEVIYGLLIRIYGKLGLYEDAQKTYEDVKKLGVISNEKTYTTMAQVHLNAGKIEEALSIMDEMKSKNISFSNFCYGILLRCHIAKGDVASAEAVFQALSKMQIPECGFCKDMLNLYMRLGLTEKAKDFIFQIRKIQVEFDEELLKIVMKVFCIEGMVRDAVQLIREFSASKTFEDSVFTQTFSVAIRGDDRFTTTKIASKPLDQPGAMAFELALILFIADGNTMKAEETLKLLLKTANGLSVASQLVRKFAKEGDISKAENLYKLLMKEGKKPEDSASASLINFYGKQKKLKEALNIFASVTDSSRTGSLLYNSIVDSYNICGKQEEAYMFYKEEMEKGHVFGPVAISMLVNGLSNCGRYTEAEDIIHNSLRANLELDTVAYNTFIKAMLDAGKLRFAARVYEHMLSSGVAPTIHTYNTMISVYGRGRDLDKAVKAFDMAQKMGISLDEKAYTNLICYYGKAGKYDEASNLFAKMQEAGIRPGQVSYNIMINIYAATGLYQEAEVLMHRMRNNGCSPDSLTYLALIRAYTSGAEYSGAENAIDSMQKEGIPPSCAHFNVLLSGFAKEGLIGKVETMYKNLVNAGLQPDLESYRIMLRGYMDYGYVEEGFLFFERISKSLKPDRFIMSAAVHLYRSASLKLKAEGVLRSMNSSGIPFLENLEVGSRSKAD, translated from the exons ATTTATGCTTGGAACAGTTAAGCTACCGGCCAAGTGTCATTGTCTATACGCTTGTCCTCCGTGCATACGGCCAAGTTGGGAAAATCAAGCTAGCTGAGCAGACCTTTTTGGAAATGCTTGAAACGGGGTGTGAACCTGATGAAGTTGCTTGTGGTACCATGTTGTGTGCTTATGCTCGGTGGGGACGTCACAAAGCTATGATTTCCTTCTTTTTTGCTCTTGAGGAAAGGGGAATTACACCTTCAACTGCAGTCTTTAATTTCATGCTGTCATCTTTACAGAAAAAATCACTTCATGAAAATGTTATAAGTATATGGAAACAGATGACTGAAAAAGGGGTTGAGCCCAATCATTTTACTTTTACAGTTGTTATCTGCTCACTTGTCAAAGAAGGTCACGCTGAAGTAGCTTTTAAGACTTTTAATCAGATGAAAAGTTCGAAGTTCGTCCCCGAGGAGGCAACTTATAGCCTTCTCATCAGTCTGATTTCAAAGAGTGGTAACTATGATGATGCTTTCAGGCTTTATGAAGATATGAGATCACAAGGGATAATCCCGAGCAACTTTACATGTGCTTCACTTTTGACAATGTATTACAGAAAGGAGGATTATCCCAAAGCACTTGCTCTGTTTGAGGAGATGGAAAGGTATGGCATCAAAACAGATGAAGTCATATATGGCCTGCTTATCAGAATATATGGCAAGCTTGGTCTCTACGAAGATGCTCAAAAGACTTATGAAGACGTTAAGAAGTTGGGTGTGATTAGTAACGAGAAAACATATACAACAATGGCTCAAGTCCATCTTAATGCTGGAAAAATTGAGGAAGCACTGAGTATAATGGACGAAATGAAGTCAAAAAACATATCATTTTCAAATTTCTGTTATGGTATCTTATTGAGGTGCCATATTGCGAAGGGAGACGTGGCATCTGCCGAAGCTGTGTTTCAGGCTCTCTCTAAGATGCAAATTCCTGAGTGTGGTTTCTGCAAAGACATGCTCAATTTGTACATGAGACTCGGTTTAACTGAGAAAGCAAAAGATTTTATTTTCCAGATAAGGAAAATTCAAGTCGAATTTGATGAGGAGCTTCTCAAGATAGTCATGAAAGTTTTTTGCATTGAAGGAATGGTCCGAGATGCAGTGCAGTTGATACGAGAGTTCAGTGCAAGCAAGACGTTTGAAGATTCTGTATTTACACAGACTTTTTCTGTGGCCATTCGTGGAGATGATAGATTTACTACAACCAAAATTGCTTCCAAGCCCTTGGACCAACCAGGTGCTATGGCTTTTGAGCTGGCCCTTATCCTCTTTATAGCAGATGGAAATACAATGAAGGCAGAAGAAACACTAAAATTGTTGCTTAAGACTGCAAATGGCCTGTCTGTTGCTAGTCAGCTTGTCAGAAAATTCGCCAAAGAAG GTGACATTTCAAAGGCGGAAAACCTTTATAAGCTGTTAATGAAGGAGGGTAAAAAACCAGAGGATTCTGCGAGTGCATCCTTGATCAATTTttatgggaagcagaagaaattgAAGGAAGCTCTAAATATCTTTGCATCTGTTACGGACTCTTCCAGGACTGGAAGTCTTTTATACAATTCTATAGTTGATTCATATAATATATGTGGCAAACAAGAGGAAGCTTACATGTTCTACAAGGAAGAGATGGAGAAAGGGCATGTTTTTGGTCCGGTTGCAATTAGCATGCTAGTGAATGGTTTAAGTAATTGCG GGAGATATACTGAAGCAGAGGATATTATTCACAATTCTTTGCGTGCTAATTTAGAGCTTGATACTGTGGCTTATAATACATTTATCAAGGCAATGCTGGACGCAG GTAAATTGCGGTTTGCAGCCAGAGTTTATGAGCACATGCTCTCCTCAGGTGTTGCTCCTACAATTCACACATACAACACCATGATTAG TGTATATGGGCGAGGAAGAGACCTGGATAAAGCTGTGAAGGCATTTGATATGGCTCAGAAGATGGGCATTTCTTTGGATGAAAAGGCTTATACGAACTTGATATGTTATTACGGAAAGGCTG GGAAATATGATGAAGCATCTAATCTATTCGCCAAGATGCAGGAAGCAGGGATAAGACCTGGGCAG GTGAGCTACAACATTATGATCAATATATATGCTGCTACTGGACTTTACCAAGAAGCTGAAGTCCTCATGCATAGGATGCGGAATAATGGTTGTTCACCTGACTCCTTAACCTATCTTGCACTGATTAGAGCATATACAAGTGGAGCAGAGTACTCAGGGGCTGAAAATGCCATTGATTCTATGCAGAAAGAAGGAATTCCCCCTTCTTGTGCTCATTTTAACGTGTTGCTATCAGGTTTTGCAAAAGAAGGATTAATTGGAAAAGTAGAAACGATGTATAAAAATCTCGTGAATGCTGGACTACAACCTGACCTAGAGTCATATCGTATTATGCTTAGAGGTTACATGGACTATGGTTATGTGGAGGAAGGCTTCTTGTTCTTTGAACGAATCTCCAAGTCCTTAAAACCTGACAGGTTTATAATGAGTGCAGCTGTGCATTTGTACAGGTCAGCAAGCTTAAAACTCAAAGCAGAAGGGGTTTTGAGGTCTATGAACAGTTCCGGGATTCCCTTCTTGGAAAATCTTGAAGTTGGATCAAGGTCGAAAGCTGACTGA
- the LOC132632243 gene encoding NADH dehydrogenase [ubiquinone] iron-sulfur protein 6, mitochondrial encodes MASFGRKQGMVMASNLLKTLTGKSSNFGSRSLSGVGSSEVVTSHTDKWMQDTSKKSPMELINEVPPIKVEGRIAACEGDTNPALGHPIEYICLDLPEPAVCKYCGLRFVQDHHH; translated from the exons ATGGCATCATTTGGAAGGAAACAGGGCATGGTAATGGCCAGCAATCTCCTGAAAACCCTAACAGGAAAATCTTCCAATTTCGGGTCCAGAAGTCTCAGCGGCGTTGGTAGCAGCGAGGTCGTCACCTCCCACACAGACAAATGGATGCAG GATACTAGCAAGAAATCTCCCATGGAATTGATCAATGAAGTTCCACCTATCAAGGTTGAGGGAAGGATCGCTGCCTGCGAAGGAG ACACTAATCCAGCTCTTGGACATCCAATTGAGTATATATGCCTTGATCTGCCCGAGCCAGCTGTATGCAAGTACTGTGGTTTGCGCTTTGTTCAAGATCATCACCATTAG
- the LOC132632244 gene encoding uncharacterized protein LOC132632244: MGKTYAAGLFAALATAKFGTETAYADGSFSFSPFSTSSTNKVASAPVDVPQPPQPSAEAPEKPKVRNDNPRTTSAGFDPEALERGAKALREIDKSKSAKQVFDVIKKQEETRQAELTAKMQEFKALQAQAETERQRVVYDEQKKLAQQQAQIKSQMARYEDELARKRMQAENEHHRARNQELVKMQEESAMRQEAARRATEEQIQAQRRQTEREKAEIERETIRVRAMAEAEGRAHEAKLAEDVNRRILVDRANAEREKWVAAINTTFDHIGGGFRAILTDQNKLVVAVGGVTALAAGIYTTREGARVVWSYVDRILGQPSLIRESSRGKYPWSGFFSRAMSTLKGANGGSATKSEKGFGDVILHPSLEKRIQQLANATANTKSHQAPFRNMLFYGPPGTGKTMVARELARRSGLDYALMTGGDVAPLGSQAVTKIHQLFDWSKKSKKGLLLFIDEADAFLCERNKTYMSEAQRSALNALLFRTGDQSKDIVLALATNRPGDLDSAVADRIDEVIEFPLPGEDERFKLIKLYLEKYIAEAGERKPGLFSNLFKKQQQKIEIKGLTDDILREAAARTEGFSGREVAKMMASVQAAVYGSEDCVLDGNLFREVVDYKVAEHQQRRKLAAAEGDK; encoded by the exons atGGGGAAAACGTATGCAGCAGGGCTATTTGCAGCCCTAGCTACTGCCAAATTCGGTACGGAAACTGCATATGCCGATGGTAGTTTCAGTTTCTCTCCTTTTTCCACTTCTTCGACTAATAAGGTAGCAAGTGCTCCTGTTGATGTTCCTCAGCCACCTCAGCCCTCAGCTGAAGCTCCTGAAAAACCCAAGGTTCGAAATGATAATCCGAGGACTACTTCTGCTGGTTTTGATCCTGAGGCACTCGAAAGAGGCGCTAAGGCTTTGAGAGAGATCGATAAATCCAAAAGTGCCAAACAG GTATTTGATGTGATTAAAAAGCAAGAAGAGACAAGGCAAGCGGAGTTAACTGCAAAAATGCAAGAGTTTAAAGCACTGCAAGCTCAAGCTGAGACG GAAAGACAAAGGGTTGTATACGATGAACAGAAAAAACTGGCTCAGCAACAGGCACAAATCAAGTCGCAGATGGCTCGATATGAAGATGAATTAGCAAGGAAAAGGATGCAG GCAGAAAATGAGCATCATAGAGCTAGAAATCAGGAGTTGGTAAAAATGCAAGAGGAATCTGCTATGAGACAAGAGGCAGCTAGACGGGCAACAGAAGAACAAATCCAAGCGCAGCGCCGGCAGACAGAGAGAGAAAAGGCAGAAATAGAACGTGAAACCATAAGAGTGAGAGCTATGGCAGAGGCCGAGGGGAGAGCACATGAAGCAAAGCTGGCTGAGGATGTTAACAGAAGAATACTAGTAGACCGTGCAAATGCTGAACGGGAGAAATGGGTTGCCGCGATTAACACAACTTTTGATCACATTGGAG GTGGTTTCCGTGCAATACTAACGGATCAAAATAAGCTTGTTGTGGCTGTTGGTGGCGTGACAGCTCTTGCAGCTGGAATATACACAACAAG GGAAGGTGCAAGAGTTGTTTGGAGTTATGTGGACAGAATATTGGGACAGCCATCATTGATCAGAGAGTCATCTAGGGGTAAATATCCCTGGTCAGGCTTCTTCTCGCGAGCCATGAGCACTCTTAAAGGTGCTAACGGAGGTTCTGCAACCAAATCTGAGAAAGGATTCGGTGATGTTATTCTACATCCATCTCTTGAAAAAAGGATTCAGCAGTTAGCCAACGCAACAGCTAATACCAAATCTCATCAAGCTCCATTTCGCAACATGCTCTTTTATGGCCCTCCAGGAACAGGGAAGACAATGGTTGCTAGAGAGCTTGCTCGCAGATCT GGACTTGACTATGCATTGATGACGGGTGGTGATGTTGCACCGTTGGGTTCGCAGGCTGTTACCAAAATACATCAGTTATTTGACTGGTCCAAAAAATCCAAAAAGGGTTTATTACTTTTTATTGACGAAGCAGATGCATTTTTGTGCGA GAGAAATAAAACCTACATGAGTGAAGCTCAGAGGAGTGCCCTCAATGCACTCCTTTTCCGGACTGGTGATCAGTCAAAAGATATAGTCCTTGCCTTAGCTACAAATCGGCCCGGTGATCTTGATTCAGCTGTTGCGGACCGTATTGATGAAGTCATCGAGTTCCCTTTGCCTGGTGAAGATGAGCGCTTCAAGCTGATCAAACTGTATCTTGAGAAATATATAGCTGAAGCTGGGGAAAGGAAACCTGGCTTGTTTTCAAACTTATTCAAGAAACAGCAGCAGAAAATAGAGATAAAAGGTTTGACTGATGATATTCTGAGAGAAGCTGCAGCCAGAACGGAGGGATTTTCAGGCAGAGAGGTCGCGAAAATGATGGCTAGTGTTCAAGCTGCTGTATATGGGAGTGAGGACTGTGTATTAGATGGTAACTTGTTTCGTGAAGTGGTAGATTACAAAGTTGCAGAACATCAGCAGAGGAGGAAACTAGCTGCAGCTGAGGGTGACAAGTGA